The genomic interval caggccaGTTCTCCGGCTACATGTGAATAACTtacatacattaaaatacatggCAGAGAAATTGCCTGCgagcagaggtcagagcagCTAAACGTGCAAGTTCAACTGTTCCAACAGAGGGAACGTGTTGCTGCAAgtgcttttaaaatgtgacagcTTGGTAGTTGTAGTAGTTTGCTGTCGTAATGATTTGTAGTAGGTTCTTGTGCTAGAGGTTTGTCGTAATACCTGCTTTTAATTGACTTGGTCAGGTATATCTGAACAGTAAACCCTTTGGGCTTttgatattttagatttttttctaattacAAACAAGTCCCATGAAATgaccaaaactaacaatgaCTTTATCTTACTAACAAATATTGTTTCCATATCTAAAGCCTGGTATAACTTGATCTCCACTGttcaaaaacatcagtgagccacactgtctGAGTGGGTTATGTATTTTATGCCTTCATTAAGATGACCATGGGCACTGTAATTTGTGTCAGTCCCAAAATACGTCGTCCTGCCGTCATAAATACTCTCAGCATGCCAAACGTGTATTcatccgcagctgaaaatagttccaCAACAAATGGATTActactcctgtttgagtaatgtttgctaaaaactatAGTGCCCAGGAATTTAAAGAAATTAGTTTgccatttaaataaaattaaactatGCATTTGTACCTAATTTACATCTAGATTTAAATCCTTACATTGCCAGTTTTAGTCTTTTAATGAGATTTGTtaacaatgagaaaaataaaatcacaaaaaatgacCATCAACTTTAAAGatcatctgtattttttaacctACATCTATATAtcacattagatttttttctgatgttttgatAAATAACTGTCCTTGCAGTGGCACTgcatggaaataaaaaataattgacttattatttatattaatatgaatatgaatgtatGTTAATATCTATATTTACATCTATACATCTCAAAATACATCGCACAAAGCTGTCCGGATTGTTCATGGTGGATGAACAACATACATGCTACATTTATCTACAGTATGTCTAGAAGACGGGTTAGGCAATTTTTCAGAGGCAGCAACATTATGTATGTCATTCCAAACACTGATGGCAACAGTTGTGGGacaaaaatcaacacagacaaaagtTATTTGTTTGCAACTGTATTCAGATTTAAGAGACTTTTTAACCAATTAATAAATAATCTTGTCACTTCTTGTCCAAAAGTCCATTGTGTGATGATATTTACATCATAAATTAAATAAGAAACTAAAGACATTCAACATATTTTCGATAAGTTGGTATCAATCATTTTTAACCCTTTAGGCTgtcatgacaaaacaaaaaaatggtTTTCTCTGAGAACAATTGCATGTGGAGCAGAATTTATAGGATTTTCAAGCATACTCTACATATGCTAATATGTTGGGTAAAGGTTCAGTGaggtaaaaacaggaaaaattaTACTCTGATATGTAAACAATATCATTTTAGCCACAACTGTAAGTCAATACATACAATGCCTATATTTAGAGACCATGGGGAGATTACAAATGAGTTGGTTTCGTAATCTCACTTTGCACTCTAAGTGAGGGCATATCACATACACATTATAACAGTTTAAAGTTGACCTgcatattttacacttttacatATCAGAggcattttttctttctgtttttccacttgatcttttttttttttaatctaatgtTGGTGTAATCCAAACACCAAAACTAATTTTATGCCACCATTAAAGTTTCTACTTGGACAGAAAGAAATGACACATACAGAAAATAGCccactgacaaataaatacCAGGAAACATTGACATCTTACAATAGTGGAAAGCTCGCCTTTCCCATGTTGCACTTCATGTGTCAAACATTATTCTCTGTGCAATGGAGTTTTCAGGTGAAGGGGCAATGGAACAACACATTTTCTTACTGCCTTTGGAAATCGTGTCCAGGACAGATTAACTCACATGGGCAATGATGCGTAAGACGTTTGGAACAGAAACACTGGCTTGATGTTTAACCAGACTCAAAACTTGGGTCGCCTTTGCAGGAAGGAGAATTCAGCTCACTGCCTTTAAAATAACACTGTATTCCTATGTAATGGAGCAAACCTCCGCCCTGTGGCCAGGTGGCGCACCAATATGTTAGTTCTCGAACACCAGTCCTTTAGAGTCTCTGGAAATTGTTCTCTAGAtgatagagaaagagaatgTTATGATACACAGGCCTGACAAACAGAAATTGTGCTGAATGCGCCAGAGAGGGCGCATCAACCCAGTGCAGGTacctttcattcttttttttttcattgtctcGCCTTTCCCATCAAGCACCTGGTCAGTGTTGCATGTGCATACAGTACCACCTTACTGTAACATCCTCATTTAGAGAACAGGATCTATCTGCACCAAATATCGTCAGCTCCCATTGGTTATGATAACTGAGGTGGCCTTGTGTCCCTGCATCTGCTCCGCCTGCATCCTGACATGAGACGCCACATCGTACTGGACCCCTCCACAGGCCAGTCCCGAGTAACTTCGCAGGTTCTCTGGGTCGTAAAGGTGCTCTAGAGAGTACCCAGTCAAAGCGTAGGCCGCTTGCCTGTCCAGTGGCTGCCTCTCCTGGGTTGGATAGAGCAGCGGGCTCCCATGGGGTTGTGAAGGGTGGGGGGACAGATCCGTCTGCATGTAGTCTTTGGTGAGGGAGAGGGCTGACCTGGGGATCCCATCAGAGCTGGGGCTGCTGAGACGAGACAGAGAAGCAGGACTGGTCGTGTTTTCATCATTGTCGTGTGGGCCCAGCACTTTGATGCTATCCCGGTGATGGAGGCGCTCAGAAGGGAGGTCGATGCTGGGGGCCCCTGGGCCTCGACACACCACGCTGGGCATGGTGAGCTGGGAGTGGTGGGGTAGTGAGGAGTTGAAGCACGGGCTGTGAGCCCTGGCGAGCCCCGAGACATCCAGCGGCGCCTTGTGTTGCTGCAGACGgctctcttcctctttgatcATCTGCTGCGTGGCGCGAATCAGGGTCTCCATCTTGCTCGGCTCGCGAGGGCTCGCCCGAAAGTGGTCGCCGTGGTAACGCTCACCGGAATCACTGGTGGATCCGCCTCCATCAGGTGAACTCACTACACTGTCTTCATCCCAGTGTCCCCGTCCtttgaaacagtgaaataaataaattacgTTCAGTTAATAAGCAACTAAAGCAATTCTGCCTGCATTTCCAATGCCTGTGAAAATGCTCTGAACAAGATACCTTATGTACCTTATTTGTCTTCTCATATATTTTAAGTTACTATAACCATGGGTCTGTATGTGTAATGTGCACAGTCCTGCTTTAAATGCATATAGAATCATGGTCTGTTAGACTGAATGTCTTGGCAGAAACACAGTGGGGGTTTTTTCACTCTTTGAggatgtgaaatgtgaaataacttGGCTTTCAATTGCAGGCAATTTTTGAACAGATGGTAGCAATCGGCACACTGGCAAGAGACGCCGTAAACAACTTAGCATGTCCCATAATAACATTTGGAAAACAGCTACCAGGAGAAGCTAGGCCAGAGCTATTTTCAGAGACAGATGGTTGTGGTCTCAACCCTAGCACCTCACCGTGAATGGCTCCATGGTAGGATGTGATTTCGTAGCCTTCGCTGTTTTCCACAGAGGATTTCGGCAGCGAGAGCACAGAGCGCGTGGCATCCCACCACACCTCTCTTCCCGACTGGGGGGTTCCTAGGAAGTAGCGGCCACTCTGGCATCGGACGCGGTCACAGGTGGTGGTGTGAGGGTGCGCTTGGGCATGGGCTAGATCTTCTTCGGATAGGCCGAGGCTGTAGCACAGGGAGCCTGAGTCTGGATACAGTCGGTAGGCACAAGATGTCTCTGCAGCCTCCCCGGGATCTAACAGCTGAGGAGATGCAGAGTCCGTCAGAGGGCTTCCTCCCCATTGGCTGTCTTGGTCTGACTCTGAACGTTCTGGATTGAAAGCGGAAAACTGCTGGACGGAAACAAGAAAATCACAGTTCCGAGAGTTTGTGACTTGAAACGCTTTCTAACAATTAAGCCAAGCACAGAGTCTCTTGTCTTGATTTAGCTCGGTAAAACAGGCTGTTTATTACCTGTGGGTAGGGTGACACTCTGGCTTTGGCCTTCGCCTGGGTCAGACGTGACTTGGTGCTCTTCCTGTCCTCACTGTGACTGTCAGCATAAGGGAAGGCTGGCTTGGTGGGGCTCATTTGGTCCAAGGACAACTGCATTCCCTTATACTCAGTGTCCCTTTtgacacagacaaaatataTGTTAGAGATAAGACTAAAAATTTTAACCTATATTTATCCAGGTTGTGACTTTTTAGCCCTGCCACTGACTAAAAAAACCTTCCATCTAGGGATGGTGGTGTTGGTCTGTCCACCACATTGGTCctgactgaaacatctcaacaactatcaGAAGAATTGCCaggaaattttgtacagattttCACTGTCCTTAAAGGATGAAAcatactgactttggtgatcctccTGACATTTCCTCTAGCACTACCATGGGGTTGACATTTgcagttttgagtgaaatgtctcaacaactagTTGACAGACTGCCGTAAAATTgggcacaaacattcatatcCCGATAAAGAAAAAATCCACTATCTTTGGCAATACcatgacttttcatttagcaccaCCAGCAGATCAAAATGTccaaatacctgcagaactaATGCCATTCCCATCAGCTAGCTGTACTTTGTTGTCAATACTAAGTAGCAAATAGGTATGCTAACTTGCTAAACCAAGATAGTGGTAcacattatacctgctaaaaattggcatgctaacattgtcattgtgacaTTAGCACAGCCTCAAAGAACTGCTAGCACTGTTGTAGACCTTAGTTTTGTCATACCAAAGCCAATCTCAACTACACTTTGATCACAGTTAATTCAGAACTTCTCAAACCTTTAGGCTAGCATTTCCCCCCCATATAATCTGAGCACCTCCTTTCTTTCCTGGTGGCAGTAGTGCACCGAGTGAGCTAATCAGTAATTAGTCTGCAGCAGACGTCTTGGCCAATATTGAATATAGATAGCTAGACAGACTTATTTTGCAAACACACTTTTTATGATATGAATGATGTGAGGACTATGAGaagtgaaaacaacact from Lates calcarifer isolate ASB-BC8 linkage group LG7_1, TLL_Latcal_v3, whole genome shotgun sequence carries:
- the LOC108895998 gene encoding single-minded homolog 1 isoform X1, translated to MKEKSKTAARTRREKENSEFYELAKMLPLPSAITSQLDKASIIRLTTSYLKMRIVFPQGLGEAWGHASRTRSLDNIGRELGSHLLQTLDGFIFVVAPDGKIMYISETASVHLGLSQVELTGNSIYEYVHPADHDEMTAVLTPHQPYHSHFVQEYEVERSFFLRMKCVLAKRNAGLTSGGYKVIHCSGYLKIRQYSLDMSPFEGCYQNVGLVAVGHSLPPSAVTEIKLHSNMFMFRASLDMKLIFLDSRVAELTGYEPQDLIEKTLYHHVHSCDIFHLRCAHHLLLVKGQVTTKYYRFLAKHGGWVWVQSYATIVHNSRSSRPHCIVSVNYVLTDTEYKGMQLSLDQMSPTKPAFPYADSHSEDRKSTKSRLTQAKAKARVSPYPQQFSAFNPERSESDQDSQWGGSPLTDSASPQLLDPGEAAETSCAYRLYPDSGSLCYSLGLSEEDLAHAQAHPHTTTCDRVRCQSGRYFLGTPQSGREVWWDATRSVLSLPKSSVENSEGYEITSYHGAIHGRGHWDEDSVVSSPDGGGSTSDSGERYHGDHFRASPREPSKMETLIRATQQMIKEEESRLQQHKAPLDVSGLARAHSPCFNSSLPHHSQLTMPSVVCRGPGAPSIDLPSERLHHRDSIKVLGPHDNDENTTSPASLSRLSSPSSDGIPRSALSLTKDYMQTDLSPHPSQPHGSPLLYPTQERQPLDRQAAYALTGYSLEHLYDPENLRSYSGLACGGVQYDVASHVRMQAEQMQGHKATSVIITNGS
- the LOC108895998 gene encoding single-minded homolog 1 isoform X2, encoding MKEKSKTAARTRREKENSEFYELAKMLPLPSAITSQLDKASIIRLTTSYLKMRIVFPQGLGEAWGHASRTRSLDNIGRELGSHLLQTLDGFIFVVAPDGKIMYISETASVHLGLSQVELTGNSIYEYVHPADHDEMTAVLTPHQPYHSHFVQEYEVERSFFLRMKCVLAKRNAGLTSGGYKVIHCSGYLKIRQYSLDMSPFEGCYQNVGLVAVGHSLPPSAVTEIKLHSNMFMFRASLDMKLIFLDSRVAELTGYEPQDLIEKTLYHHVHSCDIFHLRCAHHLLLVKGQVTTKYYRFLAKHGGWVWVQSYATIVHNSRSSRPHCIVSVNYVLTDTEYKGMQLSLDQMSPTKPAFPYADSHSEDRKSTKSRLTQAKAKARVSPYPQFSAFNPERSESDQDSQWGGSPLTDSASPQLLDPGEAAETSCAYRLYPDSGSLCYSLGLSEEDLAHAQAHPHTTTCDRVRCQSGRYFLGTPQSGREVWWDATRSVLSLPKSSVENSEGYEITSYHGAIHGRGHWDEDSVVSSPDGGGSTSDSGERYHGDHFRASPREPSKMETLIRATQQMIKEEESRLQQHKAPLDVSGLARAHSPCFNSSLPHHSQLTMPSVVCRGPGAPSIDLPSERLHHRDSIKVLGPHDNDENTTSPASLSRLSSPSSDGIPRSALSLTKDYMQTDLSPHPSQPHGSPLLYPTQERQPLDRQAAYALTGYSLEHLYDPENLRSYSGLACGGVQYDVASHVRMQAEQMQGHKATSVIITNGS